A portion of the Mesobacillus sp. AQ2 genome contains these proteins:
- the atpB gene encoding F0F1 ATP synthase subunit A yields MHHEAPLKEIFGLTFNLANLLMITVATAIVFIIAVLSTRRLAMKPTGMQNFMEWVMDFVKGIINSTMDWKDGGRFHVLGITLLMYVFVSNMLGLPFSVVVDNELWWKSPTADPVITLTLAVMVVGLSHYYGVKLKGTAEYGKEFFKPFWFMFPIKIIEEFANTLTLGLRLYGNIYAGEILLGLLAASLATGVGGHLAAAVPMLVWQGFSVFVGAIQAFIFTMLTMVYLSHKVSHDH; encoded by the coding sequence ATGCATCATGAAGCTCCATTAAAAGAAATATTTGGGCTTACTTTTAACTTAGCAAATTTGCTGATGATTACAGTAGCTACCGCAATCGTATTCATCATTGCCGTTCTTTCCACTCGCAGGCTTGCGATGAAACCGACAGGAATGCAGAACTTCATGGAATGGGTTATGGATTTCGTCAAGGGAATCATCAACAGCACGATGGACTGGAAGGACGGGGGAAGATTTCACGTCCTTGGGATCACACTGCTGATGTATGTGTTTGTTTCCAATATGCTGGGACTGCCGTTCTCTGTCGTTGTCGACAATGAACTATGGTGGAAATCACCGACAGCTGACCCGGTCATCACACTGACTCTTGCAGTCATGGTGGTAGGGCTTTCCCATTATTATGGCGTCAAGCTAAAGGGCACTGCCGAGTATGGCAAGGAATTCTTTAAGCCGTTTTGGTTCATGTTCCCGATCAAGATCATTGAAGAGTTCGCGAATACGCTCACTCTTGGTCTTCGTCTTTACGGTAACATTTACGCAGGTGAGATCCTGTTGGGTCTTCTTGCAGCCAGCCTCGCAACCGGAGTAGGCGGACACTTGGCCGCAGCCGTTCCAATGCTTGTATGGCAAGGATTCTCCGTTTTCGTCGGAGCAATCCAGGCGTTTATCTTCACTATGTTAACGATGGTTTATCTCTCTCATAAAGTGAGTCATGACCATTAA
- a CDS encoding ATP synthase subunit I yields the protein MEIKDMFTRQRKYIFTLLSLYVLGYGFTTYQSVFAGLIFGTSLSLFNLWLLARKMNTFGDSVVQGKKVRSLGSMSRLATGALAVIIAMEYPDRINLVFTVLGLMTAYIVIMIDFFVQTFQSRK from the coding sequence ATGGAAATTAAGGATATGTTTACTCGCCAGCGAAAATACATATTTACATTATTGTCCTTATATGTACTTGGATATGGGTTTACAACCTATCAATCTGTTTTTGCCGGATTGATTTTTGGTACAAGCCTGAGCCTTTTTAATTTATGGCTGCTTGCGAGGAAAATGAACACCTTCGGGGATTCGGTGGTACAGGGGAAGAAGGTTCGCTCACTTGGCTCGATGTCGAGACTTGCGACCGGTGCGCTTGCCGTAATCATTGCGATGGAATATCCGGATCGCATAAACCTTGTATTTACGGTTTTGGGATTAATGACAGCTTATATTGTCATTATGATAGATTTTTTTGTCCAGACTTTTCAATCACGTAAATAG
- a CDS encoding AtpZ/AtpI family protein, producing the protein MRRNNRHPLQAMALMSAILSQLVGSILIGIFSGRWLDRTLGTEPLFLIFGLLIGLAAGVYAMLRLIQHFFSGD; encoded by the coding sequence ATGCGCCGAAACAACCGCCACCCTTTACAAGCGATGGCACTCATGTCCGCTATACTATCTCAATTGGTAGGCTCCATTTTAATTGGCATTTTTTCCGGAAGATGGCTTGACCGTACCCTTGGTACAGAGCCGCTTTTCTTAATATTCGGATTGCTGATCGGACTGGCGGCAGGTGTGTATGCCATGCTTCGCCTCATCCAACACTTCTTTTCAGGAGACTAG
- a CDS encoding S8 family serine peptidase gives MKIRSIFFFFLSLVILTAFQPQKLQHPPIPREDPQAEKIAIVMTEQPVEEQQIKNTLKNLKNTKLRRVFTHAINGYSVQGPASELKQLEGIENVKLVSEVNTYRVENSSLHQPQHYQSSPSFIDNFELIGTEAVHGLLDEKGNHLTGKGITIGVIDTGIDYEHPDLRRSFAGGHDLVDGDDDPMETKGMGFKSTLHGTHVAGVIAANGRMRGMAPEAKIVAYRALGPGGSGTTEQVIAAIDEAIKDKVDILNLSLGNDVNGPDLPISLALNKAVDAGIVAVTSSGNSGPNRWTVGSPGTASKAISVGASTPPMQIPYITATGNTEEIRLELLQGSDNWKITQSENLVFAGLGTKEEMKDVSDKLVLVERGKLTFTEKAKNAFEAGAIGVIIYNNTDGTFFGNLEETLPIPVAAISKKTGLALKKQLKNNSMMIRIHLIEEKDILADFSSRGPVTVTWEIKPDIVAPGVAINSTIPGGYLPLQGTSMASPHIAGAAALIKQAHPDWNPAEIKSAIMNTAKEIQDQSGKTYRTFEQGAGRIQTEAAIETGSLVIPGSLQFGKFQLADNMHRHSARLKVKNTGSATKSYSFSIPKKQKGIAWELPLSFTLKPGESKDVAVAMKVTPEMLDDKINDGSLVMDDGKNKIRIPYLYVLEEPDYPRVMGFGFAPADSGTAYRYEVYLPGGADEFGIALFDPDQFRFVGFLDWGRKLKKGMAGKEIPLEKLPEDGVYLAKVFAKKAGRESMIETMIYIDKTSIENRTGKR, from the coding sequence ATGAAAATCCGTAGCATTTTCTTCTTTTTCCTTTCATTAGTCATCCTTACCGCCTTCCAGCCACAAAAATTGCAGCATCCGCCGATTCCGCGTGAAGATCCCCAGGCTGAAAAAATCGCCATCGTAATGACGGAGCAGCCGGTGGAGGAACAGCAAATCAAAAATACGCTGAAAAACCTTAAAAATACGAAGCTTCGACGTGTGTTCACACATGCGATCAATGGATATTCTGTACAGGGGCCAGCTTCTGAACTGAAACAGCTGGAAGGGATAGAAAATGTAAAACTTGTTTCTGAAGTAAACACATACAGAGTGGAGAATTCATCACTTCACCAGCCTCAGCACTATCAATCCAGCCCCAGCTTCATTGATAACTTTGAATTAATAGGAACGGAAGCGGTCCATGGGCTGCTTGATGAAAAGGGAAACCATTTGACGGGAAAGGGGATTACCATCGGGGTGATCGATACGGGAATCGATTACGAGCATCCTGACTTAAGGAGAAGTTTTGCCGGAGGCCATGACCTCGTAGATGGCGATGATGATCCGATGGAAACGAAGGGTATGGGATTCAAAAGCACGCTTCATGGTACGCATGTGGCCGGTGTCATCGCAGCAAACGGGAGAATGAGAGGCATGGCACCTGAAGCGAAAATTGTTGCCTACAGGGCGCTTGGTCCGGGCGGAAGCGGAACGACCGAGCAGGTGATTGCGGCGATAGATGAAGCGATCAAGGATAAGGTGGACATCCTGAACCTATCACTTGGAAATGATGTAAATGGTCCTGATCTGCCGATCAGCCTTGCGCTTAACAAAGCGGTAGATGCGGGGATCGTCGCTGTTACGTCTTCGGGTAATTCAGGTCCTAACCGCTGGACAGTCGGGTCGCCAGGGACCGCTTCAAAAGCGATATCGGTGGGCGCTTCCACTCCACCGATGCAGATACCGTACATCACCGCTACAGGCAACACGGAAGAAATCAGGCTCGAGCTTTTACAGGGTTCGGACAATTGGAAGATTACCCAGAGTGAGAACTTGGTGTTTGCAGGACTGGGAACCAAAGAAGAGATGAAAGATGTTAGTGATAAGCTAGTCCTCGTAGAGCGGGGCAAGCTTACTTTTACCGAAAAAGCAAAGAATGCCTTCGAAGCAGGCGCGATTGGTGTCATCATCTACAACAATACGGATGGTACATTCTTCGGCAACCTTGAAGAGACCCTGCCGATCCCTGTAGCTGCAATCAGCAAGAAAACTGGGCTGGCTTTGAAAAAGCAACTGAAAAACAATTCGATGATGATTCGCATCCATTTAATAGAAGAAAAAGATATCCTGGCAGACTTCAGTTCGCGCGGCCCGGTGACGGTCACCTGGGAAATCAAACCGGATATCGTAGCGCCAGGGGTCGCGATTAACAGCACGATTCCCGGAGGATACCTGCCGCTTCAGGGAACGAGCATGGCATCGCCCCATATCGCCGGTGCTGCGGCTCTCATCAAGCAAGCGCACCCGGATTGGAATCCTGCTGAAATCAAGTCGGCGATCATGAACACTGCCAAGGAAATCCAGGATCAGTCCGGAAAAACATACCGGACATTCGAGCAGGGGGCAGGACGGATCCAGACAGAAGCTGCAATCGAAACAGGGAGCCTCGTGATTCCTGGATCGCTGCAATTTGGGAAATTTCAGCTTGCAGATAACATGCATCGGCATAGCGCTCGACTGAAAGTGAAAAATACGGGCTCCGCCACAAAGTCCTACTCCTTCTCGATACCGAAAAAACAAAAAGGGATTGCATGGGAGCTGCCGCTGAGTTTTACACTCAAACCAGGTGAAAGTAAAGATGTCGCAGTGGCGATGAAGGTTACCCCGGAGATGCTCGATGACAAAATCAATGACGGCAGCCTTGTGATGGATGACGGAAAAAATAAGATCCGCATACCCTATCTGTATGTTCTCGAAGAGCCGGATTATCCGCGGGTAATGGGCTTCGGTTTCGCTCCAGCCGACTCTGGGACAGCCTATCGATATGAAGTTTATCTCCCCGGGGGAGCCGACGAGTTTGGTATCGCCCTCTTCGATCCTGATCAGTTTCGGTTCGTTGGTTTTCTCGATTGGGGAAGAAAGCTGAAAAAAGGGATGGCCGGCAAAGAGATACCGCTTGAAAAATTGCCGGAGGACGGAGTGTATCTGGCAAAGGTATTCGCGAAGAAAGCTGGGCGCGAGAGCATGATCGAAACGATGATTTATATCGATAAAACTTCTATTGAAAACAGGACCGGAAAAAGGTGA
- the upp gene encoding uracil phosphoribosyltransferase gives MAKVYVFDHPLIQHKLTYIREKSTGTKEFRELVDEVATLMAFEITRDMPLEEIEIETPVEKTKSKVLSGKKLGIIPILRAGIGMVDGILKLIPAAKVGHIGLYRDPQTLKPVEYYVKLPSDVEERDFIVVDPMLATGGSAVEAINSLKNRGAKHIKFMCLIAAPEGVEAVKEAHPDVDIYIAALDEKLNDHGYIVPGLGDAGDRLFGTK, from the coding sequence ATGGCAAAAGTATACGTATTTGACCATCCATTGATCCAGCATAAACTTACTTATATCCGCGAAAAAAGCACAGGCACAAAGGAATTCCGCGAGCTTGTAGACGAAGTCGCAACGCTGATGGCGTTCGAAATCACGCGTGACATGCCGCTTGAGGAAATTGAAATTGAAACACCAGTCGAAAAGACAAAATCGAAAGTACTTTCAGGCAAGAAGCTCGGCATCATCCCGATTCTGCGTGCAGGTATCGGAATGGTTGACGGCATCCTGAAGTTAATCCCGGCAGCGAAGGTAGGACATATCGGTCTTTACCGTGATCCGCAAACATTGAAGCCGGTTGAATATTATGTGAAGCTTCCAAGCGACGTCGAAGAGCGCGACTTCATCGTCGTTGACCCAATGCTTGCGACAGGAGGATCTGCTGTTGAAGCGATCAACTCTCTTAAAAATCGCGGCGCCAAGCACATCAAATTCATGTGTTTGATTGCAGCCCCAGAAGGCGTCGAAGCGGTAAAAGAAGCCCATCCTGACGTCGATATCTATATCGCCGCGCTCGATGAAAAGCTGAACGACCACGGATACATCGTACCTGGCCTTGGAGATGCAGGCGATCGTTTATTTGGAACGAAGTAA
- the glyA gene encoding serine hydroxymethyltransferase — MKHLSQQDSQLFAAMQDELKRQRTKIELIASENFVSEAVMEAQGSVLTNKYAEGYPGRRYYGGCEHVDVVENIARDRAKEIFGAEHVNVQPHSGAQANMAVYFTVLEQGDTVLGMNLSHGGHLTHGSPVNFSGVQYNFVEYGVDEETQVIDYDVVLEKAREHKPKMIVAGASAYPRAIDFKRFREIADEVGAYLMVDMAHIAGLVAAGLHQNPVPYADFVTTTTHKTLRGPRGGMILCKEEFAKKIDKSIFPGIQGGPLMHVIAAKAVAFGEALEDSFKEYAQNIISNANRLAEGLNKEGIDLVSGGTDNHLLLVDLRSLGLTGKVAEKVLDEIGITVNKNTIPFDPESPFVTSGIRIGTAAVTSRGFGHEEMDEIASLIAFTLKNHEDEAKLAEARKRVEDLTSKFELYPER, encoded by the coding sequence GTGAAGCACTTGTCACAGCAGGATAGCCAGTTATTCGCAGCAATGCAGGATGAATTGAAGCGTCAGCGTACCAAAATCGAATTGATTGCATCTGAGAACTTTGTCAGCGAGGCAGTCATGGAAGCGCAGGGATCTGTACTGACAAATAAATATGCGGAAGGTTATCCAGGCCGCCGCTATTATGGCGGATGCGAGCATGTCGATGTTGTCGAAAATATCGCCCGCGACCGCGCGAAGGAAATCTTTGGCGCAGAGCACGTGAACGTCCAGCCTCACTCAGGCGCCCAGGCGAATATGGCGGTTTATTTTACCGTTCTTGAACAGGGCGATACCGTCCTCGGGATGAATCTTTCCCACGGCGGTCACTTGACTCATGGCAGCCCGGTTAACTTCAGTGGTGTCCAGTATAATTTCGTCGAGTACGGTGTCGACGAGGAAACTCAAGTCATCGATTATGATGTTGTCCTTGAAAAAGCGCGTGAACATAAGCCGAAGATGATCGTTGCCGGTGCGAGTGCATACCCAAGAGCGATTGATTTCAAGCGTTTCCGTGAAATCGCGGATGAAGTCGGCGCCTATTTGATGGTCGATATGGCGCATATCGCCGGTTTGGTTGCAGCAGGCCTGCACCAGAATCCGGTTCCATATGCTGATTTTGTCACGACGACTACCCATAAAACCCTTCGCGGACCGCGCGGCGGGATGATTCTTTGCAAAGAAGAATTCGCGAAGAAAATCGACAAGTCCATTTTCCCTGGCATCCAGGGCGGCCCGCTTATGCATGTCATTGCTGCCAAAGCAGTTGCGTTTGGCGAAGCGCTGGAGGATTCTTTCAAAGAATACGCCCAGAATATCATCTCCAATGCCAACCGCCTTGCAGAAGGCTTGAACAAAGAAGGAATCGATCTTGTATCGGGCGGTACAGACAATCATTTGCTGTTGGTTGATCTGCGCTCACTTGGCCTGACTGGAAAGGTAGCGGAAAAGGTCCTGGATGAAATCGGCATCACTGTCAATAAAAATACGATCCCATTCGATCCGGAAAGCCCATTCGTCACAAGCGGAATCCGTATCGGTACAGCCGCCGTCACAAGCCGCGGCTTCGGACATGAAGAGATGGACGAGATTGCTTCATTGATCGCGTTCACCCTGAAAAATCATGAAGATGAAGCAAAACTGGCAGAAGCGCGCAAACGCGTCGAAGACCTGACAAGCAAGTTCGAATTATACCCTGAGAGATAA